A window from Kiritimatiellia bacterium encodes these proteins:
- a CDS encoding choice-of-anchor Q domain-containing protein yields the protein MTDPRFKNFDAGDYRLAAGSPCVNAGDNRDWMTNAVDLDGRTRIRYGRVDMGAYERIHAGTCYGVR from the coding sequence GTGACTGATCCGCGTTTCAAGAATTTTGATGCCGGGGATTACCGGTTGGCGGCCGGTTCACCCTGCGTGAACGCGGGCGACAACCGGGACTGGATGACGAACGCGGTTGACCTGGACGGCCGTACGCGCATCCGCTACGGCCGGGTGGACATGGGCGCCTATGAGCGCATTCACGCCGGCACGTGCTACGGCGTCCGCTGA